The following are encoded together in the Gemmatimonadota bacterium genome:
- the smpB gene encoding SsrA-binding protein SmpB — protein MSPDGRKLVARNRKARHEFEIIDTLEVGIELRGPEVKSIRAARLSFNDAYASVRAGELWLHSLHVSPYKEAGEQNVDPVRSRRLLAHQREIRGLATAVEEKGLTLVPLSVYFVRGRVKLELGVARGRKLHDKREVIRRREQDREARRAMRSG, from the coding sequence ATGAGCCCGGACGGCCGGAAGCTCGTCGCCCGCAATCGCAAGGCGCGCCACGAGTTCGAGATCATCGACACCCTTGAGGTCGGCATCGAGCTGCGCGGGCCCGAGGTCAAGTCGATTCGCGCCGCAAGGCTCTCCTTTAACGACGCGTACGCGTCGGTCCGCGCAGGCGAGCTCTGGCTCCACTCCCTGCACGTCAGTCCGTACAAGGAAGCGGGGGAGCAGAACGTCGATCCGGTCAGGTCCCGTCGACTACTGGCCCATCAGCGCGAGATACGGGGTCTGGCGACCGCCGTGGAGGAGAAGGGCCTGACCCTGGTGCCGCTCTCGGTCTATTTCGTCCGCGGTAGAGTCAAGCTGGAGCTCGGCGTGGCGCGTGGAAGGAAGCTCCACGACAAGCGGGAGGTCATCAGGCGACGCGAGCAGGATCGCGAGGCCAGGCGTGCGATGAGGTCCGGATGA
- a CDS encoding L,D-transpeptidase: MDSAPCLLRHRLSNLHVGFALAIAVGSTADLHAQFDSTSPTAASYYASRSEFSVELDRPLLDQDSPYVVVHLRENRVYLFDGSKSIWSAPAGTGNGFQLSSEEWDWDFSTPRGLFHIKRMERDPLWKAPDWHFVENGRPVPPKDSPVRIMAGVMGNTAIYLGDGIAIHGTGRPELIMNADPEARRVSHGCIRLTNESARSLMHLVEVGTPVLIF; the protein is encoded by the coding sequence ATGGACTCCGCTCCTTGCCTCCTTCGGCATCGCCTCTCGAACCTGCATGTCGGTTTCGCCCTAGCGATCGCGGTCGGGAGCACGGCGGATCTCCACGCCCAATTCGACTCCACTTCGCCCACTGCGGCGAGCTACTACGCTTCCAGGTCCGAGTTCTCGGTGGAGCTCGACCGCCCTCTCCTCGACCAGGATTCTCCCTACGTGGTCGTGCACCTCCGCGAAAACCGCGTCTACCTCTTCGACGGGAGCAAATCCATCTGGAGCGCTCCGGCGGGTACCGGAAACGGCTTCCAGCTCTCGTCCGAGGAGTGGGATTGGGATTTCTCCACGCCGCGAGGCCTCTTCCACATCAAGAGGATGGAACGCGATCCGCTCTGGAAGGCGCCGGACTGGCACTTCGTGGAAAACGGTCGGCCGGTGCCACCCAAGGACTCGCCCGTCAGGATCATGGCGGGGGTGATGGGCAACACCGCCATCTATCTGGGCGACGGCATCGCCATCCACGGGACGGGAAGGCCGGAGCTCATCATGAACGCGGATCCGGAGGCGCGGCGCGTTTCGCACGGGTGCATCCGTCTCACCAACGAGTCCGCTCGCTCGCTGATGCACCTGGTGGAGGTCGGCACACCCGTCCTCATCTTCTGA
- a CDS encoding YtxH domain-containing protein — MSGNERKQVVLVEREDAGSHLAAFLVGAVIGAGVALLLAPQSGVETQKSIREGAKKLRVAAGTTVRDAQRHLGEGIEAAREGARERLGSVKDAVDAGRRAATDARRDLEERLSASKEAYKAGVEAARQAERVAEGQANDGTAGDESAAGGEKAVEPA; from the coding sequence ATGTCGGGCAACGAACGAAAGCAAGTGGTTCTGGTGGAGCGCGAGGATGCCGGATCCCATCTGGCAGCCTTTCTGGTCGGGGCCGTGATCGGTGCCGGCGTCGCCCTCCTGCTCGCTCCTCAGTCCGGGGTGGAAACCCAGAAGAGCATACGTGAAGGCGCCAAGAAACTGCGAGTTGCGGCGGGAACCACCGTCCGGGACGCGCAACGCCACCTGGGCGAAGGGATCGAAGCGGCCCGAGAAGGCGCCCGCGAAAGATTGGGGTCGGTCAAGGACGCGGTCGACGCCGGTCGCAGGGCCGCCACCGATGCTCGCCGGGACCTGGAGGAACGGCTTTCCGCGTCCAAGGAAGCCTACAAGGCGGGTGTGGAAGCCGCGCGCCAGGCCGAGCGAGTGGCCGAAGGGCAGGCGAACGACGGAACCGCCGGTGACGAATCCGCGGCTGGCGGGGAGAAGGCGGTCGAGCCCGCTTAG
- a CDS encoding HRDC domain-containing protein, protein MIDSEEAGATIAGRLRSADRVALDLEAAGYHRYSDRICLAQVTVDEADFVLDPFAFDVGELLRPMLEDPATEVVMHGASHDLRLLKRDWDIAVRSLFDTHIAAELLGVNGTGLGSLVESRLGFVLPKEYQRADWAVRPLPEAMLRYAASDTRHLFDLADALLSELDELERETWFREECEALVSAADGWVEPADYELAARVKGAFHLSPRELEALRVALDWRDWIARRRDAAPFRVIGDKALLEVALRRPESQAELQRVRGFPRALARYAGDDLIQRLGETEGIPEREIAPLDKMPRRGSVRVRPDLEPAFQQARVLRNRRADELGLSPGKLLSNAAIADIVRRMPESMEELAAVESVRRWQVKLLGMELIEAVTLIEGEASPRTEAL, encoded by the coding sequence ATGATCGACAGCGAGGAGGCGGGCGCGACGATCGCCGGCCGGCTCCGTTCGGCGGACCGAGTCGCCCTCGACCTCGAGGCCGCCGGCTACCACCGTTATTCGGACCGGATCTGCCTTGCGCAGGTGACCGTGGACGAAGCGGACTTCGTACTCGACCCTTTCGCCTTCGACGTCGGGGAGCTGCTCCGCCCGATGCTCGAGGACCCCGCCACCGAGGTCGTGATGCACGGCGCTTCGCACGATCTCCGACTGCTCAAGCGCGACTGGGACATCGCGGTGCGATCTCTTTTCGACACCCATATCGCAGCCGAGCTGCTCGGGGTGAACGGCACCGGCCTCGGTTCGCTCGTGGAGTCACGGCTCGGCTTCGTTCTGCCCAAGGAATATCAGCGGGCGGATTGGGCGGTGCGCCCCCTCCCGGAGGCGATGCTCAGGTACGCCGCCAGCGACACCCGCCACCTCTTCGATCTGGCCGACGCTCTTCTCTCCGAACTCGACGAGCTGGAGCGCGAAACCTGGTTCCGTGAAGAGTGCGAGGCGCTCGTCTCGGCAGCAGACGGCTGGGTGGAACCTGCCGACTACGAGCTCGCCGCCAGGGTCAAGGGGGCCTTCCACCTCTCCCCGCGGGAACTCGAGGCGCTGCGTGTCGCACTCGACTGGCGGGACTGGATCGCCAGACGCAGGGATGCCGCCCCGTTCCGTGTGATCGGTGACAAGGCGCTGCTCGAGGTGGCCCTTCGACGGCCGGAATCCCAAGCCGAACTCCAGCGCGTCCGAGGATTTCCGCGAGCTCTGGCCAGATACGCGGGCGACGACCTGATTCAGCGGCTCGGGGAGACGGAAGGAATTCCGGAGCGCGAGATCGCCCCGCTCGACAAGATGCCTCGCCGAGGATCCGTGCGTGTGCGCCCCGATCTCGAGCCGGCCTTCCAGCAGGCCAGGGTTCTCCGCAACCGGAGAGCCGACGAGCTCGGCCTGAGTCCGGGCAAGCTGCTCTCCAACGCCGCCATCGCCGACATCGTGCGGCGGATGCCGGAATCCATGGAGGAACTCGCGGCGGTCGAGAGCGTGCGACGCTGGCAGGTGAAACTGCTCGGAATGGAACTGATCGAGGCTGTTACTTTAATTGAGGGGGAAGCGAGTCCCCGGACGGAAGCACTTTAA
- a CDS encoding MBL fold metallo-hydrolase: protein MRTRQLVTLLSSVAFVPACQTADEHPLPEEIARPAGTEFEGPAFEFEEVVQGVYHARGTGELAVGSHGAVIVNEDDVLLVESHISPAAAWAVVEEIEALTDKPVRFVVNTHFHFDHAHGNGIYPPEVQVIGHEVTREMIESGASMGRSYQLFLGGLPDQVAALEERVATAEDEEERTELQGRLDYARNYLEGQRDLVPNGPNATLSERMTLHRGEREIQLLFFGRGHTGGDVVVYLPRERVLVTGDLLVPGLPFMGDGFIAEWDDTLERLKALDFDWILPGHGNPFRDKERISYLQEYMRDLQAQAEALHAEGLTYEEAAARIDMSSHGERYPQIAGTGVPAVTVQRIFELLESGG from the coding sequence ATGAGAACCCGCCAGCTTGTCACGCTGCTTTCCTCCGTCGCGTTCGTCCCTGCCTGCCAGACCGCCGACGAGCACCCTCTTCCGGAAGAGATCGCTCGTCCCGCCGGGACCGAGTTCGAAGGTCCGGCGTTCGAGTTCGAAGAGGTGGTGCAGGGTGTCTATCACGCTCGTGGAACCGGGGAACTTGCGGTGGGTTCGCACGGAGCGGTGATCGTCAACGAGGACGACGTGCTTCTGGTCGAGTCGCACATCTCTCCGGCGGCCGCATGGGCGGTCGTGGAGGAGATCGAGGCGCTGACCGATAAGCCGGTAAGGTTCGTGGTCAACACGCACTTCCATTTCGATCACGCCCACGGCAATGGGATCTATCCTCCCGAGGTCCAGGTGATCGGCCACGAAGTCACCCGCGAAATGATCGAGAGCGGGGCTTCGATGGGTCGCTCCTACCAGTTGTTTCTGGGAGGCCTTCCCGACCAGGTGGCGGCGCTGGAAGAACGGGTGGCGACAGCCGAAGACGAGGAGGAGCGCACCGAACTCCAGGGCCGGCTCGATTACGCCCGCAACTATCTGGAGGGGCAGCGAGACCTCGTGCCGAACGGTCCGAACGCGACCCTCTCCGAGCGAATGACCCTCCACCGCGGCGAGCGCGAGATCCAGCTGCTCTTCTTCGGCCGCGGGCATACCGGCGGAGACGTCGTGGTCTACCTGCCGAGGGAACGGGTGCTCGTAACCGGTGATCTGCTCGTACCCGGTCTGCCCTTCATGGGCGACGGCTTCATCGCGGAGTGGGACGACACGCTTGAACGGCTCAAGGCGCTTGATTTCGACTGGATCCTCCCGGGCCACGGCAACCCCTTCCGCGACAAGGAACGGATTTCCTACCTGCAGGAGTACATGCGCGACCTCCAGGCGCAGGCCGAGGCCCTCCACGCCGAAGGACTCACCTACGAGGAGGCGGCGGCGCGAATCGACATGTCGAGCCACGGCGAACGCTACCCCCAGATCGCGGGAACGGGCGTGCCGGCCGTGACCGTTCAGCGAATCTTCGAGCTGCTGGAAAGCGGAGGCTGA
- the pyk gene encoding pyruvate kinase, translating to MLRTKIVCTLGPATQDPDVVLGMAKRGMNVARINMSHGSYEAHTAAVKAVREASQEVDRPIAVMADLQGPKIRVGSLSSTIHVGYGEEVVLAHTRYARPGDLPVTYEPLARDTSKGDIVFIDDGRIELRRTDDDPERARFEVVYGGPIRSNKGINLPTAELSTPSLTEKDLADLDFALGLGIECIALSFVRDVQDVIDLKDRVSGQSLVVSKIEKVMAIHQIEAILTETDMAMIARGDLGVELPFERVPLVQKRIIQLANYYARPVITATQMLESMLVAQRPTRAEASDVANAILDGTDAVMLSGETAVGTHPLTALDALIRIGTEIERSGFLVRGPRYLHARGIQARGGASSREHAVAKSTVDAVRRVGAPAIIVLTRSGSSARLVSSYRPSVPIFAVTPDRYTHRQLAAVWGVRPVLASRHQSNYQSQRECGRNAVLESGIGEPGAPVPVTAGIPFDQSGSTNMMRLETL from the coding sequence GTGCTGAGGACCAAGATCGTGTGCACGCTCGGTCCCGCCACCCAGGATCCCGACGTAGTGCTGGGCATGGCAAAGCGCGGAATGAACGTAGCGCGCATCAACATGTCGCACGGTTCCTACGAGGCTCACACCGCCGCGGTCAAGGCTGTGCGCGAGGCCTCGCAGGAGGTGGACAGACCGATCGCCGTCATGGCGGACCTGCAAGGTCCCAAGATCCGCGTCGGCTCTCTTTCCAGCACCATTCACGTCGGCTACGGCGAGGAAGTGGTGCTGGCCCACACCAGGTACGCACGGCCGGGCGACCTCCCGGTCACCTACGAGCCCCTCGCTCGCGACACCTCCAAGGGCGACATCGTCTTCATCGACGACGGTCGCATCGAGCTTCGCCGTACCGACGACGACCCGGAGCGCGCGCGCTTCGAGGTCGTCTACGGCGGCCCGATCCGATCGAACAAGGGCATCAACCTGCCCACCGCCGAGCTTAGCACGCCTTCCCTTACCGAAAAGGATCTGGCGGACCTCGATTTCGCCCTCGGTCTCGGCATCGAGTGCATCGCTCTATCCTTCGTGCGCGACGTTCAGGACGTGATCGATCTGAAGGACCGCGTCAGCGGACAGTCTCTCGTGGTATCGAAGATCGAGAAGGTGATGGCCATCCATCAAATCGAGGCCATCCTGACCGAGACCGACATGGCGATGATCGCTCGCGGAGATCTCGGCGTCGAACTGCCCTTCGAACGCGTTCCTCTGGTCCAGAAGCGCATCATCCAACTCGCCAACTACTACGCCCGTCCGGTAATCACCGCGACACAGATGCTCGAGTCGATGCTGGTGGCGCAACGTCCGACTCGTGCCGAGGCATCCGACGTCGCGAACGCCATCCTCGACGGGACCGACGCCGTCATGCTCTCCGGCGAAACCGCAGTGGGAACCCATCCCCTTACCGCGCTCGACGCTCTCATCCGGATCGGAACCGAGATCGAGCGGAGCGGCTTTCTCGTGCGTGGCCCCCGTTACCTCCATGCGCGGGGCATCCAGGCGCGCGGCGGCGCCTCCTCTCGCGAACACGCGGTGGCCAAGTCGACTGTCGACGCCGTCAGACGGGTGGGGGCTCCGGCGATCATCGTCCTAACGCGATCAGGCTCCTCGGCCAGGTTGGTATCGTCCTACCGTCCCTCGGTTCCGATCTTCGCGGTGACCCCGGACCGATACACCCACCGCCAGCTCGCGGCGGTCTGGGGCGTGCGCCCGGTCCTCGCGTCCCGCCACCAGTCGAACTACCAGAGCCAGCGGGAGTGCGGTCGGAACGCGGTCCTCGAAAGCGGCATCGGCGAACCCGGCGCTCCCGTGCCCGTGACGGCCGGCATCCCCTTCGACCAGAGCGGATCGACCAACATGATGCGGCTCGAGACGCTGTGA
- a CDS encoding MBL fold metallo-hydrolase has protein sequence MKLTFLGTGTSFGVPVIGCDCDTCASPDPRDRRTRHAAIVEAGGRSLLVDTPPELRIQLLRAGVTNLDAVWYTHTHADHIHGIDDLRVFQKKGPVRVFISAEHKRRVVSSFPYIFGADAHAGPRSTIPKIDLRIFDGTEPLRLLGHQATPLRVPHGRGRSYGLRIGPLGYVTDAKSLPDRTLRALEGVRVLVLNALWFGDPHPAHFSVEEAVEAARQVGAERTYLTHLTHRVSQKELDQRLPDGFFAAYDGLTIEVPSAPSEERNSR, from the coding sequence GTGAAGCTGACCTTTCTCGGAACCGGCACCTCCTTCGGCGTTCCGGTAATCGGATGCGATTGCGACACCTGCGCGTCGCCCGATCCGCGCGACCGACGCACGCGCCACGCGGCTATCGTGGAGGCAGGAGGCAGGAGCCTGCTCGTCGACACGCCTCCCGAACTTCGGATCCAGCTGCTGCGGGCGGGTGTCACAAACCTCGACGCCGTGTGGTACACCCACACTCACGCCGATCACATCCACGGCATCGACGACCTCAGGGTGTTTCAGAAGAAAGGGCCGGTGCGTGTCTTCATATCCGCCGAGCACAAGAGGCGGGTGGTGTCGAGTTTTCCCTACATTTTCGGAGCCGACGCCCACGCCGGGCCGAGGAGCACCATCCCCAAGATCGATCTGCGCATCTTCGATGGAACGGAGCCCCTGCGCCTGCTCGGACACCAGGCGACTCCCCTTCGGGTTCCGCACGGCCGGGGACGCAGCTACGGCCTGCGCATCGGACCCCTCGGATACGTGACCGACGCCAAGTCGCTCCCCGACCGCACTCTAAGGGCGCTCGAGGGCGTGCGCGTTCTCGTGCTCAACGCGCTCTGGTTCGGCGACCCGCACCCGGCCCACTTCTCCGTCGAGGAAGCCGTGGAGGCGGCCAGGCAGGTGGGGGCCGAGCGAACCTACCTGACTCACCTGACTCACCGCGTCTCCCAGAAGGAGCTCGACCAACGGCTACCGGACGGATTCTTCGCGGCCTATGACGGACTCACGATCGAGGTTCCGTCGGCACCTTCCGAAGAACGGAACAGCCGATGA